The sequence CGACGATGTCGGCATGCCTCATGACGGCCCAGTAGCCGGGATCGTCCGGGTCTTTGAGTAGTGCGTCCTCTACCGGGGGATGCCAGGTGACGGGGCGATTGGCACGCAGGTCGGCGTACACCTGCTCGCGGTCCGCTGCGGTGGTGGACCAGAACGCGCGAGCCGACAGGTTCGTGCTGTCGTAGGGCCGGAGGAGGGCTGCTTCGGTTGTCATCAGCTGTCCAATCGAGGAAGGTAGATCGACTTGATTTCGCTGTAGGCGGAGATGGCCTCGGGGCCGAGTTCCCTGCCCAGGCCACTCGCCTTCACTCCGCCGAACGGAGCACCGATGTCCAGGTCGAAGTAGTTGATTCCGACGGTGCCCGTCTCCACCCGCCGCGCCAGCTCCAGGCCCTTCGCGGGATCCGCGGTCCAGATGGTTCCACCGAGTCCGTAGTCCGAATCGTTGGCAATCGCGACCGCCTCATCGATGTCGCGGTACGGGATGACGGTGAGGACCGGACCGAAGATTTCCTCACGAGCGATCTCGGCTCCGTTGTCCACGTTCCCGAACACGGTCGGCTCGACGAACCACCCTGTGTCGGCGCTCGGTCGGCCACCGCCGACCGCGATCGTGGCGCCACTCTTCTTGCCGAGTTCGATATAGGACTCGACACGCTGGCGCTGGCGCTCGCTGACGAGTGGACCGATCGCCGTGGCCGGGTCCATCGGATCGCCGATGGGCAACGCGCCTGCGAGTGCCGCCACGGCGTCGAGCACCTCGCCGTACCGGGACGAGGGCGCGAGGATCCGCGTGGACAGGTAGCAGGTCTGTCCGCTGTTGAGAAGCGACGCGGTGGCGAGCCCCTCGACGGTGCTGGCCAGGTCGGCGTCGTCGAGCACGATCGCAGCGGACTTGCCGCCGAGTTCGAGGGTGACGGGGCGCAGAAGCCGTCCGCACACCTCGCCGATCTTGCGTCCGGCCGCGGTCGATCCGGTGAAGGCCACTTTGTGCACCCCGGGGTGCGCGACAAGGTACTCGCCGACATCCGCGCCGCCGGTGACGATGTTGAGTACGCCCGCCGGCAGTCCGGCACGGTGAGCCGTCTCGGCGAGCATCAGTGCGTCGATTGTCGTTTCGGGCGAGGGCTTGAGCACGACGGTGCTGCCTGCTGCCAGCGCCGGTGCGAGTTTGAACATCGTCAGGACCTGCGGGAAGTTCCACGGAACGACGGCGGCGACCACGCCGATCGGCTGGCGGCGGACAACCGTCTGGCCGTTGCCGTCGAGGCGGTCGCGCGTTTCCTCGAGCGGCAGGGCACGGGCGAGCGCGGCGTAGTAACGAAGGATACCGACCGGGCCGTATCCCTCTGCGGGGGTCGAGATCGAGATGGGCATCCCGTTCTGGATGGTCGTGAGCTCTGCTCGCTCGGCGGCGTTCTTCTCGAGTTCGTCGGCGAATCGCTCCAGCACATCGGCCCGCTCGGCTGGGTCGAGTGTGCCCCAGCCCGTCGATCGCAGGGCACCTGCGGCGGCCGCAACCGCAGCGTTCACGTCGGCCGGGCCGGCCAGCGGCACATGTCCGATCGCGCGTTCGGTGTACGGAGAAACGACCGAAAGTGACTGTGCGGAAGAAGGATTACGCCACTCACCGTCGATGTAGAGACGATCGTACTCGTGATTCATGCTGTGCCCTTCGTTGCCAACTGCTGCCGAGTCCGGGCAAAGGACAGCGCATCCGACCACGATGCCCGCCGCGCGATCAGCGCCCGGAATTTCATGATCTCGCGCTGCTTGTTCAGCGCGAGAACGCCTGCTACACGGTCTTCGGAGCGGTAGAGCGCTACGAAGGAACCGGAGTCTCGTTCTCCCAGAACGATTTCGACTTCATCGCAATCGGGGACACCCACGAATTGGATTCTGGAGTCGTACCAATCGGACCAGAAGTAGGGAATCGTCTCGAATGGTTGCGCACATTCCGGCATGGCTGCGGCGGCGCCGGCCGCCGCGCCCTGGCCGGCCGCGCTGCTCCAATGTTCGAGCCGCATGTGGCGGCCGAAGATCGGGTTGTACCACCGCGCGACATCACCGGCGGCGTAGACACCAGGCACGGTCGTCGCGAGGTTCTCGTCGCAGACGATTCCGTTGTCCAACTCGAGCCCGGAGCCCTCCAGCCACTGGGTGGCCGGTTCCGCACCGACCCCCACGACGACAAGGTCGGCTTCCAAGACGGTTCCGTCCGTGAGCCGGACACGTTCGACGCGGCTGTTTCCTTCGACGGATTCCACGGAAACACCGCACCGCAAGTCCGTGCCGTTGGCGAGGTGCAGGGCGGAACATGCGTCACCCATGACCTCCCCGACCGATCGCACGAGGGGAGTCGGATTGGCTTCGACGATGGTCACCGGCAGATCGCGCTTGCGTGCGCCGGACGCAACCTCGGATCCGATGAACCCGGCTCCGACGACCACCGTACGTGCGCCGGCGTCGAGTGCCTCGCGGACTGCGATGGCATCGTCGAGCGTCCGCAACGTGTGCACACCCTGCAGGTCCTTCGCATTGGGAAGGGATCGCGCAGTGGCACCCGTCGCAATGACCAGACCGTCGTAGGAAATCTCCTCCCCACCAATCAGAATCGTCCGCTCCGACGCGTTGAGCTTCTCGGCTGGCGCTCCAAGCACCAGCCGAACGTCCAGTTCGTCGGCTATTTCCGACTCGGATCGGAAATAGGGCGGATCGCACGGGCCCTCGAGGAACGCCTTCGACAGTGGGGGACGGTCGTATGGCAGATGCTGTTCGGCACCGACGAGACTGATCGAACCGTCGAAACCTGCCTTTCGTGCGCCTTCGACCGCGCGGATGCCCGCAAGCGAAGCACCGACCACCACCAGTTTTGAGCGGGTGCTCACGGGACGATCCGTAGGGCACGGGTGGGACAACCTTCCACCGCTTCCTCGATGGTGGCGAGCATTCCCTCCGGCACAATGTCGGTGAGCAGCACCAAGTCGCCCTGATCGTCAACCTCGAACACCTCGGGCGCGATCGCCTCGCAGATGCCCAGGCCCGTGCACTTCGTCGCGTCGAGTGAAATCTTCATCGGTTACACCACCTCAGGGGTTCGGCAGAAGGACCGGCTTGACGACGTCCCCGTTGAGAGTCGCCTGCTCGGCTTCGTTGATGTGATCAAGGGGGAAAGTCTTGATCAGTTTGTCGAAGGGGAAGCGGCCGCTGGCCCACAACGCGATGAGCTTCGGGATCAGCACCTGCGGGACGGCATCACCCTCGAGAATCCCCATTACGTTGCGGCCAACGGCCAAGGCAGCGGGGTCAAGAACCAGATCGCCTTGCTGCACACCGACCAATCCGCATGTCCCGGTCGGCCGCAGCGCGTTGATGGCGGTGGTGATCACCGATGGAATGCCCGTGGTGTCGAGCGCGTACTGGGCGCCACCTGCGGTGGCTTCCACGATTGCCTCCAGCAAATCCTGTTGTCCGCCGTCGAAGGTGTGGGTCGCGCCGAGTTCGCGAGCAAGCTCACGACGCGCTGGGTTGAGGTCGACTGCGATGATCGTGGTGGCGCCGGCGACCTTCGCCGCCATCACTGCGCTCAGTCCGACTCCTCCGGCGCCGAAGACGACGAAGCTCGAGCCCGCGGTAACCGAGAGCGCCACCAGCACCGAACCGGCCCCGGTCTGGATTCCACAACCAAGGGGACCGAGCAGTTCCAGCGGGAGAGTCGGATCGACCTTGACCGCGTTTCGCTGGCTGACCAGGGAATGAGTCGCGAAAGAGGACTGACCGAACCACGCGGCCGCCACCGGCAATCCTTCCTCGTCGGTCACCGTGCTCACCCCGTCGAGTCGGGCGCCGGTCAGGTTCCTGGCAAAGAAGGTGTCGCAGTACGCGGGATGCGCACTGACGCAGTTCGTACAGGCCCTGCACGAATCGAAGCTGAGCACCACGTGATCTCCAGGCGCGAAATCGATTACCGCCGATCCCACGGCTTCGACGATCCCCGACCCCTCGTGACCGGGGATTATCGGTGGTGCTGCAAGAAAGCCGGGGACGCGAGGCAGCACGTCCGTGTGGCAGAAGCCCGCACCGACAATTCTGACCCGCATTTCCTCCGGTCCCGGCTCGGCGAGGTGAACCTTCTCGATGCGATACGCCGCATCAGGCGCGCGCAGGACGGCTGCAGTGATTTCCATGGGCTGTTCCTATGACTGTGCGGAGATTCCGGAGAAGATTGATGTCGCACTGAGCTTTTCAGGCAAGTCCGATTAGGCGGTCACGCAAAGCGGCCAGGCCAACGCCCCACAGACTTCGGCATACCGGAGAGTGACGGCACCGATAAGACCGACACAGAATCCCTGCGGACAACCTACGACATCACCAATGACGCGCATCACATTATGCAGAGCGATACACACTGTCAAGGCATATTGTCAGACAGTCTGTAAGATCGCGGCGAAAGGCTGGCGACTGCCCCCGAGTACTGTTCGGGTACGGTCCGGGTGCTGCACTGGCGCCAGCTTCAGCGGGCCCACAAGGCGCGGAGGCCAAGGAAGGACACGGACATGCCGTCGATAACCCGGGGTTCTCAATCGAGTCGCAGACAGCGCCGAGAAGAGATCGAGCGAGAGATGCTGTCCACCACCGACAGACTGATGGGGATGGGCTACACCTTCACCGAACTCAGTGTGGAGCGCCTGGCAACCGAGGCCGGGATCTCGAGGGCGAAGTTCTACGCTTATTTCGAGGACAAGAGCCATCTACTACGCCTTCTCGCTCGACATGCCTTCGCAGAATTGTCCGAGGCCGCTAGCCAATGGTGGAGCACGGCCGCACGCAAGGAACCCGCTGATCTTCGCAATGCGATGCGGGCCATCATCGCTGCCTACGAGGCTCATCGCGCACTGATCGCAGCAGTGATCGAGATGGCTGAATACGACACGGAAGTGAACGAGGCGTATCAGTCGATAATGGAGTCCATCGTCGATTCTGTCGAGACCCTCATCGTCGAAGGGGAAAGCGCCGGCTGGATCAGATCCCCCCTCGCTTCCCGTGACACTGCCAGCGCACTCACCTGGATGGTGGAGCGCACGGTCCATCAGGCACTCCGCAGTTCACCAGCGCAAGACCTCGACGAAGTTGCCGACTGCATGACCGAGATAGTTTGGCGTACTTTGTATCTCGAATCTGCAGGCTCATAGAAGGCTTGACTCACACGTTCCTCGATGCGATTCGATTGGCGCCCTGCGCCAACTGGAACTAGCCGCCGACTCAGGTTGAGTGTCTAGTCCGGGGAGACTCTTGAAACAAGTGCGCGTAGCGACGAAGTCAGGAAGTGCTCGTCGCGGATGGTCAGCTGCCAGTAGCCGGGCAATCGTGCATTCAACCTTCCACCAGTGCCGGCCGAGTCGGTTGTTGCGGACGATTCCGCATCGCACTATTGCGTGCAACGATCCCGTGTCCAGGCGTAGCCATAGGCGATGTTTGTCGTAGTTGCTACCCGCCAGCGACGGGCCGTCCGGGTTCGAGCCAGCGTGGTCCGCCGATGAGGCTCAGCATGGTGGGCGGGCGAGCCGCTGACGGGCCTTGATTCGTCTCGCGGTCCCCATGCGAACGCGACTCCTCCCAGGTGGAAGATCACCCGAGCAATGTGGCGCATGCCGCCGTGATAGCCGACGTCGGCCATGCGCCGACAGCCGAGTCGATCACATGTTGCCTTCGCCCGCACGAAATGTTCTCCGCCACAAAGACTCACCGGTTCCGTTTTATGCCGATACTGAGGGCAGACACCTCGCGACCTCGCCACGTGCGGCGGTAGGCGATGGGCCGACGGCGCGTCATTCCGCCTCCCTTCCAGCGCGTCCATTCAACCGATCTGCATCTTGATTCAATCGAATTAAGCATCTAACATCATCGACGCCAAGGAGGTGTGATGCACAACATAGATTCTGAGACCGATGCCGTTGAACGATTGCTCGGCGAACGAGAATTGAGCATCGACGCGTACTGGGACTCCGTCGAGGCGACGACGGACATTCCGATTGATCAGTGGTTCAACATCGCCCACGAAGCGTGCGACCGTTGGGCCGAGGATCCAACTCGACTGGCCATCACGTTCGTTGAAGGAGGCGGCCGCGACGAGTGGACTTACGCACGACTACGTGACGAGTCCAGACGCCTGGCGACCGCCTTCACTGCTGCGGGACTGCGGCGAGGCGATCGGGTCGCCGGCCTGCTGACCAAGCAACCTGAAGCATATGTCGCCGCCCTCGCCGCTTGGCGGGCCGGCATGGTATATGTGCCGATGTTCGTCGGCCTGGGCTCCGAGGCGCTGGCGCATCGCGTCCGTTCCGCGGATCCCGCGGTGGTGATCGTCAACGCTGACTACCGCGCGAACTGGGCCGCGGCCGCCGCTACCCTCGGAAGCCCTCCCACGGTGTGGGTAATCGACGATTCCGGGGCAGGCCTTGCCGACGGCGATATCGACCTGCGTGCCGCGATTCGGAAGAGCGACACGGGCTTCACGACCGTTCGGACACAGGCCGACGATCCCGCCACGATCATGTTCACCAGCGGAACCACCGGCGCGCCCAAGGGTTGCGTGATGCCGCATTCGGTTCCGCTGCTGAATCGTCCTTTCGTCAACCACTGCTTCGGACTCGTTCCTGATGACGTGTTGTTCGCAGGATCCGACCCGGGTTGGTCGTACGGGCTCTACACGACCGGATTCTCGGTCTTGTCCACTGGGCAGCGCATTGTCGTACGGCGCGGCAAGTTCGATCCGCTGGCGTGGTTGAGCACGATCGAGGACGAAGGCGTCACCTACATCGCGGCGGCGCCCAGCGCCTTGCGCCGACTGGTGTCGACGGCCATTGCCGGCGCGGGGATCCCGGCATCGGTGCGTGGCGCGACGTGCGGCGGAGAGCCCCTCGACGCCCCGCTGGTGAACGCGTGGAAGTCCCTGACCGGCGGGCAGATCCGCGACGGATACGGACAGACCGAAGCCGCGATGCTGCTGGCGAACCTCGAAGGCGGACCTGAGATCGTACCGGGCTCGCTCAGCAGCACGGTTCCCGGATTCGAAGTGGCTCTGCTCGACGAGTACGACGGCACGACACCCCTCGAGGGCCCCGCACAAGGCGTGGTTGCAGTACGCAAGCCTCGGTATCAGGGGACCCTCACCTATTGGCAGCAACCCGAGAAGTGGACTGCCCGCTGGCGCGGGGACTGGTTCATCACCGGGGATGTCGTGCGTCGGGACGAAGACGGTCGGTATTGGTTCGTCGGCCGAGGTGACGACCTGATCATCACCTCTGGCTACAACGTCGGACCGACCGAGGTCGAGAACGTCCTGCTCGCTGACCCGCAGGTGCTCGAAGCGGCGGTCGTGGGGGCGCCCGACCCCGACCGCGGCGCGATTGTCCGTGCCGTGATCGTCGCGGATCCGACGGCCGACCGCGACCCCCTCGTCTCGAGGTTGAAGGAGGCGGTCCGTACCCAGGTCGGGCGCCACGCCTACCCACGCGTCATTGACTTCGTCGACGAGCTCCCTCGCACCGAGAGCGGCAAGGTCAAGCGAAACGTACTCAGGGACAAGGTTGTTCAGCCCGATTACCAGGAGCAGCGATGACCAGATATCAGATCGGATCGGACATCGGCGGCACCTTCACCGATGTCGCTGTGGTAGACGACCAAGGACGGATCTGGACCGACAAGGCGGACACCACGCCGCGCGCTCTGGGCGACGGCCTTCTCGCCGCGCTTGACAACGTCGCCGCGCAGATGCACGTCGGACTCGAGGACCTCCTCGGCCGGACCACTCGGTTCGTGAACGGCACGACCGCTGTCACCAATTCGATCGCCGAACTCGATGGCGCTCGCGTCGGGTTGCTGACCACCCGAGGTTTCGGTGACAACCTCACGATCGCGCGGTCTGCGCGCAATGCCCACCGCGACCAACACTTCCAGCGCAACCTTCCCCAACTGGTGCCACGGGAGCGGATCGTGGAGGTCAGCGAGCGCATCGACCGCAAGGGAGTCGCGGTCGTTCCGTTGGCCGAGGCCGAGGCGCGTCGTGCGATCGAGTCGCTGGTGGCGCAGGACGTCGACTCCATTGCGATCAGCCTGCTGTGGAGCTTCCGCAATCCCGCCCACGAGGAACTGATCGCCGACATTGTCGAGAAGGAGTACCCGGGGATATTCCTCAGCGTCTCGCATCGGCTTCATCCAGTGATCCGCGAGTACGAGCGGACCATGACAACGGTGCTGAACTCGTTCACCTGCCTTCGGGTGGCCGAGTATGTGTCGAGCATCGAATCACGCCTTGCCGAGCGGGGATTGACAGTTCCCATCGCTTTCATGCAGGGATTCGGCGGAACGGTTTCGGCCCGGGAGGCACTCGACCGACCGATCACTCTGGTCGACTCCGGCCCCGCGGCCGGGGTTATCGGATCCCAGGCCCTGGCGAAGCGTCTCGGTATCGACAACATCGTCACCGGCGACATGGGTGGAACCTCGTTCGATGTGTCCGTCCTGCCGGGTCAGCGCACGTCGGTCACACAGCGAGTCATGCTGCGTGACCAGTTTCTCACCGCATTGGCCAAGATCGACGTACTGCCGATCGGTGCCGGCGGCGGCAGCGTCGCGCATCTCGACGCGCGACAAATGCCACAGGTCGGGCCTGCCAGCGCAGGCGCCGACCCGGGTCCGGCCTGCTACGGCAGGGGCGGTCAGCGACCCACCGTGACGGATGCGGCTGCTGTTCTCGGGTTGCTGAATCCCGATGTGTTCCTGAGCGGTCGGAGAAGTCTCGACCTCGACGCTGCCCGGACGGCACTTACCGCGGACTTCGGCTCACGGTTGGGGATCGACGCGGAGGACTCCGCAATCGCGATCTACCGGATCGTCACCGCCAACATGAGCAACGCGGTTCGTGCGGTCACCGTGGAGCGGGGGCACGATCCCCGAGAGTTCGCACTGTGCTCCTACGGTGGGGCCCTGGGTATCTTCGCGTGCGACATCGCTCGCGCATCGGGGATCTCGACCGTTCTGGTCCCCCGCGAGGCAGCGGTCTTCTCCGCCCACGGCCTGCTGGACTGCGACGATGTCCGCACACGTGTGCGGTCGCTCAATTCGAAGGCCGCCGCCTCGGACGAGGTCCGTGATGCCCTCGTCGTTCTCGAGGACGAGGCCGCCGCTGCCCTGCGCGACTCCGGTTACACGGATCGCGACATCGAGTTCACGTGGCAGTTGGACCTCAAGTTCAGCGGACAACAATGGGATTTGACCGTGAACCTGGTCCGCAACCCACAATTCGGTGCCGCTGAGCTACAGAAGGTGATCGACGACTTCCCGCACCGCTACGAACTCGAATTCGGTGAGGGCAGCGCGTGGATCGGCAGCCCCGTCCTGGTGATGGCCGCACGGGTGATCGCCCGGGCATCCGCTGGACGGCCCACTCCCCTGAGGGTCGCCGCGGGTCGTGACAACACGGTCGCCGATGCCCGTACCGGATCGCGCGAGGTACGGATACCGTCTCGTGGGCAACGCATACCGGTCGACGTGTACAACGCCGAACTCTTCGCGGAAGGCCCCGGAGTGGTCGGACCCGCGCTACTCGAACAGCCTCTGACAACCGTCTTCGTGCCCGAGGGGTGGACTCACCAGGTCGACGCTTTCGGCAATCACCTTCTCACCGACGCTACTGCCGGCAACCATTCGGTCCGAACGGAGGAAGTCGCGAAATGACCACTACCGCCGAAGTCGACCAGCGCGTGGCAAACATACTTGGGGGAACCGATCCCGTAGATCTCGAGGTGTTCACCAAAGCGCTGGAGAACATCTCCTCCGAAATGGGAACAGTGATGATGCGGGCATCGGGAAGTCCCGTCATCGCCGAGGCTGTCGACTTCTCGACGTTTCTGGCCGACGCCAACGGCGACATCATCGCCTACGCGAGTTACATCACCCAGTACCTCGGCCCCGCACGGCAATCCGTCCGGCACATCCTGGCCACCGTGGACCGCGCGAGCATCCACCCCGGGGACGTCTACATCTGCAACGACCCGTTCACCACCGGCAACGCCCACCAGGTCGACGTCGGAGTCGTCAGGCCCATCTTCCACAACGGCGAGTTGGTGGCCTGGTGCTGGGCAGAAGCGCACCTCACCGATATGGGAGGCATGGCGCCCGGCGGGTTTGCACCGATGGCCGCGGACACCTACGGCGAGGGCCTGAGGCTGCCCGGCATCAAGATCATCGATCAGGGCCGGCTGATCGACGACATCTGGCGCCTGATCGAGTGCAACATCCGTGTCCCCGCACTCGTGCTCAACGACATTCGATGCTTCATCGCAGCCTGTAACCGTGCCGATGATCGCGTCACCGAACTGCTCGATCGATACGGCATCGACCGCTTCCGTGACTACCTCGAAAAGTCGCGCAATGTCACCGAACTCGCCGTCCGTCGCCGCATCGCCACCCTGCCGGACGGTGTCTACGAGGCCGAGGACTTCGTCGAACACAACGGCAAGGTCAACGACTTGTACCGGCTGCACTGCACCATGACCGTTGCCGGTGACGAGCTCACCCTGGACTTCTCCCAGTCCGCTCCCCAGACAGACGGCTTCATCAACTGCAGCGCGGCCACGACACTCGGCTGCGCGACCACACCGCTCCTGACCGCTCTGTTGCCCGACATCCCCATCAACCAGGGCACCCTGGGCCCGATCCACGTGATCACCAAGCCCGGGACGATCTGCGACATGGAGCTTCCCGCCCCCTGCTCGTCCGGGCACATGGAGACAGGTACCCGCATCTACAAGACCGTCACGCTCCTGCTGTCGAAGGTTCAGTCGGGCAGTACCGACGCCTTCGTTCGGGAGCACGCGATGGCGGCCTTCCAGGACTCGTGGAACGGTGCGCTGTTCTTTGCCCCCGACGAGACCGGCGAGTACGTGCCGTTCCTCGACATGCACGGCGGCGGCAGCGGCGCGGGCGCCCAGGCGGTGTCCGACGGCCTCGACGTCGGTGGCGTCATCGCGCAGCCCGAGAACAGCATCCCCGACATCGAAGTCAACGAGCTGGGGTATCCCGTTCTCTACCTCTGGCGCCGAATCAATCCGTCGGGCGGCCCCGGACGCTATCGCGGCGGGGACGGAATCGACCTCGCCTGGACACCGTGGTACACCGACGGCGGCCAGTTCAGCGCCTTCGGCGCATGCTGGCAGCTGCCACCCGGAGGCGCGTTCGGTGGCTTCCCCGGGTCCGCCAGTGGATTCACCGTCGCACTCGGCGCCGGCGCGGACCGGACGCTCGGCGACGGTCGGGTGCCGATGTCGATCGCCGACCTCGGCGCGACCGAACAGCAAATCGCCGGAAAGCAATTCGGCATCGAACTCGCGGCCGGCGACGTGGTTCGCATGCGATCGGGCGGTGGAGGCGGGTTCGGCGATCCACTCTCCCGCGATCCTCAGCAGGTCGCCGACGACGTCCGGTCCGGTGTAGTCTCACCCCGGACGGCAGAGGCCGGCTACGGCGTCGTGCTCGACACCGACGGCAACGCAGACGCCGCCGCCACCGAGCACCAGCGCGGGTTGATTCGCCACTCACGCAGCCGATGGTGCCCCGGCGAGTTCACGCTCGCTGGGCAGTCCCGCCCTGCATTGGTATCGTCCGCTCCGCTCTCGTCTCGTCTCTCGGACATCGGAATGTGGGCAAGCCCACGTGAAGGCGTCCACTTGATCGAATACGCAGACCCAGACACCCTCGAACTCTTATGGGTCGAGGTCCGCGTCGAGGAAGGCGACCTTCCCGCCTCATAGAGCACCATGGAGTCCCTTGCCCACGCGGGATGGCGCGACCGGTCCAGCCGCGGGTCCATCGCAGTGACCGCAAGGCATCGCGATGGACCCGCGGCCACAAATTTTGCGTCAGAACTCACTGCCGCAGAACCAAATACAGGCGGGGCGCAGGGTGGTCAACATCCTCCGTCCCGCCCACCACAACCTGGTGGCTCTCAGCCGCCAAGTCCAGAGTGAGCACGACAAGGAGTAACAATATGGGTTTGCGCACCGGTGACGAGTTCCGCAAGGGGCTGGCGGACGGTCGGCGCGTCTTCTATCGAGGACGACAGATCGACGACGTGGTCGGAGAGCCCGAACTAGCTCTCGCCGTGGATCATTCGGCACTGTGCTACGACATCGCGACGGACCGTCCTGACCTGGCGATCACCGATGTCGACGGTGAGCAGGTCAGCACGTTCTACGTCGCGCCGGCCAACGCGGACGATCTGGTTCGCCGCGGCGCGCTTATCGAGGAAGTATCCCGTCGTGGCGGCGGCACGATCGTCCTCAAGGAGGTCGGCAGCGATGCATTGTTCGCCCTGCTGCGAGCCACCGAAGGCGAAGGACTCGACAACGCACGCGCGTTCTACCAGCGGGTGTGCCGCGAGGACCTCGCGCTCGCCGTGGCGCAGACCGACGTCAAAGGCGACCGGTCCCTCTCTCCGCGCCAGCAAGCGGATCCGGACCTGTACCTGCACATCGTCGACGAGGACGACGAGTCGATCACCGTTCGCGGCGCGAAGTGCCACACGTCCTTCTCGGCCAACGCGGACGAGCTGATCGTGCTGCCGACCCGCGCGATGGGACCGGACGATGCCGACTACGCCGTGTCGTTCGCCATCCCCATGGATACCCCCGGCCTGAACCTGTACGTCTCGCCGTACGCGGCCGGCGAGCGGAACAGCTTCGAGTTCCCCATCTCCACCAAGCACAAGCTGCTCGAATCGCTGACCGTTTTCGACAACGTCCGGGTCCCGAAAGATCGGGTGTTCCTCAACCGCCGCCCCGAACTCGCCGGTCCACTGGCCCTTGCGTTCGTGGACTACCACCGCTTCACCGCCATCAACTACAAGCTGCCGCTGCTCGACATCATGGTCGGTGCGGCCTCGCTGATCGCCGAGGCGAACGGCATCAGCAAAGCGGGCCATGTCAAGGGCAAGCTGACCGAGCTGATTACCTGGAGCGAGACCGTTCGCGGCCTTGCGCAACTGTCGGCGGTGCGCTCACGTCCGGGCGAGCACGGTGTCCAGCAGCCTGATCCGCTGGCAGTGAACATGGCCAAGTACCACTTTGCGCACGGTTTCCACAACGCCGTCGCGATCCTGACGGATCTGTCCGGTGGCCTCCTCGCCACCGGCCCTGGTGGCGAGGACTGGGACAATCCCGATATTCGGGCTGTCCTTGAAAAGTACTATGCGGCGGCTGTTCCCGCTGAGAAGCGGCTTCGCCTGCTCAACTTCATCGCCGACTTGACCGCACGTGACTACGGCGGCTACCAGTCCGTCCTCGCCACCCACGCCGAAGGCTCGCTCGAAGCCGAGAAGTTGCAGATCTCCCGCTCGTTCGATCCGACGCGGGCGCGTGACTATGTCGCCGATCTCGCCGGGGTCGCCGAACTCTGAACGGTGACTCAAGTCCAAGTCGGATTGGGCTTACCACGATCTGATTGCGCGACAGACTGTGCGGTCGTCCGGCTTCGGGCGGGGCCACGGTGCACTGGTCCCGGATCCGGATCCGCAATTCCAGCGGGCTTCGTCCGGTTCCCACACGGGGCCGGACGAAGCCCGCTGTGGCGTCTTGTCTGCCAGACCGATGCGGTGCCTCGGAAGCCGGGCGTGGACAGACAGCGGGAGCACTGTGGAATCAAGGCCATAGTGGTGGACTCATCCAGAGTGGACTCATC comes from Rhodococcus sp. B50 and encodes:
- a CDS encoding hydantoinase B/oxoprolinase family protein, whose translation is MTTTAEVDQRVANILGGTDPVDLEVFTKALENISSEMGTVMMRASGSPVIAEAVDFSTFLADANGDIIAYASYITQYLGPARQSVRHILATVDRASIHPGDVYICNDPFTTGNAHQVDVGVVRPIFHNGELVAWCWAEAHLTDMGGMAPGGFAPMAADTYGEGLRLPGIKIIDQGRLIDDIWRLIECNIRVPALVLNDIRCFIAACNRADDRVTELLDRYGIDRFRDYLEKSRNVTELAVRRRIATLPDGVYEAEDFVEHNGKVNDLYRLHCTMTVAGDELTLDFSQSAPQTDGFINCSAATTLGCATTPLLTALLPDIPINQGTLGPIHVITKPGTICDMELPAPCSSGHMETGTRIYKTVTLLLSKVQSGSTDAFVREHAMAAFQDSWNGALFFAPDETGEYVPFLDMHGGGSGAGAQAVSDGLDVGGVIAQPENSIPDIEVNELGYPVLYLWRRINPSGGPGRYRGGDGIDLAWTPWYTDGGQFSAFGACWQLPPGGAFGGFPGSASGFTVALGAGADRTLGDGRVPMSIADLGATEQQIAGKQFGIELAAGDVVRMRSGGGGGFGDPLSRDPQQVADDVRSGVVSPRTAEAGYGVVLDTDGNADAAATEHQRGLIRHSRSRWCPGEFTLAGQSRPALVSSAPLSSRLSDIGMWASPREGVHLIEYADPDTLELLWVEVRVEEGDLPAS
- a CDS encoding 4-hydroxyphenylacetate 3-hydroxylase N-terminal domain-containing protein codes for the protein MARPVQPRVHRSDRKASRWTRGHKFCVRTHCRRTKYRRGAGWSTSSVPPTTTWWLSAAKSRVSTTRSNNMGLRTGDEFRKGLADGRRVFYRGRQIDDVVGEPELALAVDHSALCYDIATDRPDLAITDVDGEQVSTFYVAPANADDLVRRGALIEEVSRRGGGTIVLKEVGSDALFALLRATEGEGLDNARAFYQRVCREDLALAVAQTDVKGDRSLSPRQQADPDLYLHIVDEDDESITVRGAKCHTSFSANADELIVLPTRAMGPDDADYAVSFAIPMDTPGLNLYVSPYAAGERNSFEFPISTKHKLLESLTVFDNVRVPKDRVFLNRRPELAGPLALAFVDYHRFTAINYKLPLLDIMVGAASLIAEANGISKAGHVKGKLTELITWSETVRGLAQLSAVRSRPGEHGVQQPDPLAVNMAKYHFAHGFHNAVAILTDLSGGLLATGPGGEDWDNPDIRAVLEKYYAAAVPAEKRLRLLNFIADLTARDYGGYQSVLATHAEGSLEAEKLQISRSFDPTRARDYVADLAGVAEL
- a CDS encoding hydantoinase/oxoprolinase family protein, whose translation is MTRYQIGSDIGGTFTDVAVVDDQGRIWTDKADTTPRALGDGLLAALDNVAAQMHVGLEDLLGRTTRFVNGTTAVTNSIAELDGARVGLLTTRGFGDNLTIARSARNAHRDQHFQRNLPQLVPRERIVEVSERIDRKGVAVVPLAEAEARRAIESLVAQDVDSIAISLLWSFRNPAHEELIADIVEKEYPGIFLSVSHRLHPVIREYERTMTTVLNSFTCLRVAEYVSSIESRLAERGLTVPIAFMQGFGGTVSAREALDRPITLVDSGPAAGVIGSQALAKRLGIDNIVTGDMGGTSFDVSVLPGQRTSVTQRVMLRDQFLTALAKIDVLPIGAGGGSVAHLDARQMPQVGPASAGADPGPACYGRGGQRPTVTDAAAVLGLLNPDVFLSGRRSLDLDAARTALTADFGSRLGIDAEDSAIAIYRIVTANMSNAVRAVTVERGHDPREFALCSYGGALGIFACDIARASGISTVLVPREAAVFSAHGLLDCDDVRTRVRSLNSKAAASDEVRDALVVLEDEAAAALRDSGYTDRDIEFTWQLDLKFSGQQWDLTVNLVRNPQFGAAELQKVIDDFPHRYELEFGEGSAWIGSPVLVMAARVIARASAGRPTPLRVAAGRDNTVADARTGSREVRIPSRGQRIPVDVYNAELFAEGPGVVGPALLEQPLTTVFVPEGWTHQVDAFGNHLLTDATAGNHSVRTEEVAK